One stretch of Thermococcus sp. 21S9 DNA includes these proteins:
- a CDS encoding energy-coupling factor transporter transmembrane protein EcfT has translation MIYQFYVERGSLLHSLDPRVKIIGMLIGITSLMLFNDPKVLIPLFLLILLSGRLFGKLGIGEQLRLLKPLLFIVVLTVLIWPLVYKPRLTGLLLGISFSLRLLGFGLVTFQLLMTTRQRELILGFVRLGLPYELGLTLTIALRYIPTLYGIAGTIMDAQRSRGLELDRGNLLERIRKTIPILIPLIVASLKTAHELSIALESRAFGASKKRTFYRDISMKGRDYLALAILLVCFASLLYLRFALGFGHVVIYR, from the coding sequence TTGATTTATCAGTTTTACGTCGAAAGGGGCTCGCTCCTGCACTCGCTCGACCCACGAGTCAAGATAATCGGCATGCTCATCGGAATAACCTCGCTGATGCTCTTCAACGACCCGAAGGTTCTCATCCCCCTATTCCTGCTCATCCTTCTCTCGGGCAGACTGTTCGGAAAGCTTGGAATAGGCGAGCAGTTGAGACTCCTCAAACCCCTCCTCTTCATCGTCGTTCTAACGGTTCTAATCTGGCCACTCGTTTACAAACCGAGGCTTACGGGCCTTCTGCTCGGCATTTCGTTCTCGCTCCGCCTGCTCGGTTTTGGGCTGGTGACATTCCAGCTCCTGATGACGACGAGGCAGAGGGAGCTGATACTCGGCTTCGTCAGGCTTGGCCTTCCCTACGAGCTTGGCCTAACTTTGACGATAGCGCTCCGCTACATTCCGACGCTCTACGGCATTGCGGGCACGATAATGGACGCCCAGAGGAGTCGCGGTCTCGAGCTCGACAGGGGAAACCTCCTGGAGAGAATTCGGAAGACGATTCCAATCCTGATTCCCCTCATCGTGGCCTCGCTCAAAACGGCCCATGAGCTCAGCATAGCCCTTGAGAGCAGGGCCTTCGGGGCGAGCAAGAAGAGAACCTTTTACCGGGACATTTCGATGAAGGGAAGGGACTATCTGGCCCTTGCAATCCTGCTGGTTTGCTTCGCGTCCCTCCTGTACCTCCGCTTTGCCCTTGGTTTCGGGCACGTTGTCATCTACCGGTGA
- a CDS encoding energy-coupling factor ABC transporter ATP-binding protein: MIRVENLHFAYNGREVLRGINLAFGEEILALVGPNGSGKTTLAKHLNGLLKPTRGRVLVDGMDTREHTVAELSRKVGYVFQNPEHMFFEETVFKEVAFGPKNLGLDDSEVEERVRWALGAVGLEGFEERTPYSLSGGEKQRLAIACVLAMRPKYLILDEPTTGLDWKAERSVVETIKSLREDGHGILLITHDMDLVLELAERVLLLKDGKKTFDGPVEEFFSLDLERHGLEMPELLVLAEKLGAGFVRSVEELAGRVRH, from the coding sequence ATGATACGGGTAGAGAACCTTCACTTCGCCTACAACGGACGGGAAGTCCTCAGGGGAATAAACCTGGCCTTTGGGGAGGAAATCCTCGCGTTAGTTGGCCCAAACGGTAGCGGGAAGACGACGCTGGCCAAGCACCTCAACGGCCTTCTCAAGCCGACCAGGGGAAGGGTTCTCGTTGACGGGATGGACACGAGGGAGCACACGGTAGCGGAGCTGAGCAGAAAGGTCGGCTACGTCTTCCAGAACCCCGAGCACATGTTCTTCGAGGAGACCGTATTCAAGGAGGTCGCCTTTGGGCCGAAGAACCTCGGGCTGGATGATTCGGAAGTCGAGGAGCGGGTTCGCTGGGCCCTCGGAGCGGTTGGCCTTGAGGGATTCGAGGAGAGAACGCCCTACTCCCTGAGCGGTGGGGAGAAGCAGAGGTTGGCTATAGCCTGTGTGCTCGCGATGAGGCCGAAGTACCTAATCCTTGACGAGCCGACGACGGGACTCGACTGGAAGGCCGAGAGGAGCGTTGTCGAGACGATTAAATCGCTCCGCGAGGATGGCCATGGAATTCTGCTCATAACCCACGACATGGATTTGGTGCTCGAGCTCGCCGAGCGCGTCCTTCTCCTTAAGGATGGGAAGAAGACCTTCGACGGCCCGGTTGAGGAGTTCTTCAGCCTCGACCTTGAGCGCCACGGGCTTGAGATGCCCGAACTGCTCGTCCTCGCTGAGAAGCTTGGAGCCGGCTTCGTGAGGAGCGTTGAGGAGCTTGCGGGGAGGGTTAGGCATTGA